The nucleotide window GAGCCGTCAACCGCTACGAGAATTCTCCGGTAGAGCGTGGTGCTTGTTTTGTTTTTAACGGTGAGGACATCACAGGGGGAGCGGCGTATACATGCTTCCGTTACACTTCCGATGATCATTCGTTCCGCTGCGTTCCTTCCGCTCTCCCCAACAATCAATAAATCGATGTTATATTCTTTCGTCATTTTATCCGGAATCTCAAAACGGGGATTCCCGTTCCATAAAATGGTTTGAACTTGTTCCAAACCGGCATCTTCTGCTTCCTTTTTTGATTTTTCCAACAGCTCCTCGGCCGTCTTATTGTATTGGGACTGTAGCTCACCGTGATGAGGACCTGCCATAGTGGGGAAACTTCTTGCATCAATCACATGGCTGATCAAAAGAGCGGAATTGTAGTGTTTCGCCAAGTCAATCGCTTTTGTCAATGCATGATTGGACGGTTTAGAGCCGTCAATGGAAACGAGAATGTGCTTGTACATAAGTTTGGCCTCCTTGTGCTAGACTTGCATCATTGTTTTTGGACATAAAAAGAACGACCGTTCTATCCTCCTCACATGTTTTTTCATTATTATATCATTTTCTGCACATTCCCCATAATTTTTTATTTAATATTCTATACCCTTTTTCTCATAACCTGAATCATTACCGAAAAAAACTGTCAGGTGTCACTTTTCATAGATTTATAAGTAAAAAATA belongs to Salicibibacter cibi and includes:
- a CDS encoding universal stress protein; protein product: MYKHILVSIDGSKPSNHALTKAIDLAKHYNSALLISHVIDARSFPTMAGPHHGELQSQYNKTAEELLEKSKKEAEDAGLEQVQTILWNGNPRFEIPDKMTKEYNIDLLIVGESGRNAAERMIIGSVTEACIRRSPCDVLTVKNKTSTTLYRRILVAVDGSKQAEKALAKAIELASIHQAKLTIAHISEWGTFAKDIAFYQHSYVAEVQKESEDMLKKYKEQAENQGLKDVQTILRSGNPRLEIPRVLTVENSCDLLITAETGQHAVSRFFTGSVAESSVRRSSCDVITVKKEQMA